The Micromonospora sp. WMMD961 genome has a segment encoding these proteins:
- a CDS encoding PadR family transcriptional regulator, protein MATPTPLREPTFLILTALAREPMHGYGIISDVAALSGGRLALRPGTLYGALDRLSDEGLVERDHEEIVEGRLRRYYRLTEVGRSVLTAETERLRRNVEAASQRLRIRPAGTAAGGTSRAPVNLPGAIARPTLRPSGGLA, encoded by the coding sequence ATGGCCACACCCACGCCGCTGCGGGAGCCCACCTTCCTCATCCTTACCGCCCTTGCACGGGAGCCCATGCACGGCTACGGCATCATCAGCGACGTCGCCGCGCTCTCCGGCGGTCGGCTGGCGCTGCGGCCCGGCACCCTTTACGGCGCGCTTGATCGCCTCAGCGACGAGGGGCTGGTCGAGCGGGACCACGAGGAGATCGTCGAGGGACGGCTGCGCCGCTACTACCGGCTCACCGAAGTGGGCCGGTCCGTGCTCACCGCGGAGACCGAACGACTGCGCCGCAACGTAGAGGCCGCCAGTCAGCGGCTACGGATTCGGCCCGCAGGCACCGCCGCCGGCGGCACCTCACGCGCCCCTGTCAACCTCCCGGGGGCGATCGCCCGCCCCACCCTTCGACCGAGCGGAGGCTTGGCATGA
- a CDS encoding replication-relaxation family protein → MGKHLPAADPLLRLQASITARDDRLLGWLYDHGVLTTDQIAAALFPSLDFTQRRLRRLTALRAVDRFRPNKADGGSHPYHYVLDQLGYDHVHAQRGLPRGRRDQARRRKHSLTNRPDLPHLLGGNQVFIDLAAHARTHPDSDLARWQPASAYHEPGTLYREGANPNIILAGATGLPRPDGAGIWTEDGRSVPFFLEYDTSGENLQVLIDKIIKYERLYMLSTWAWPVLLHLPSARREANLHHRIAGTDPKAVIATTTAELRTALAASPAHQIWQLPGCTGRHRLIDLPYTDTHHDDQYPTHNQPTPAERAA, encoded by the coding sequence ATGGGTAAACACCTACCCGCCGCGGATCCGCTGCTGCGTCTGCAGGCCAGCATCACCGCCCGCGACGACCGGCTCCTGGGCTGGCTCTACGACCACGGCGTGCTCACCACCGACCAGATAGCCGCCGCCCTGTTCCCATCCCTGGACTTCACCCAACGCCGGCTACGCCGCCTCACCGCCCTGCGAGCGGTCGACCGGTTCCGACCCAACAAAGCCGACGGAGGCTCGCACCCCTACCACTACGTCCTGGACCAACTCGGCTACGACCACGTCCACGCCCAACGCGGACTCCCACGAGGCCGCCGCGACCAAGCCCGCCGCCGCAAACACTCCCTGACCAACCGACCGGACCTGCCGCACCTGCTCGGCGGCAACCAGGTCTTCATCGACCTCGCCGCCCACGCCCGCACCCACCCCGACAGCGACCTCGCCCGCTGGCAACCCGCATCGGCCTACCACGAACCCGGCACCCTCTACCGCGAAGGCGCCAACCCGAACATCATCCTCGCCGGAGCGACCGGCCTCCCCCGTCCCGACGGCGCCGGAATATGGACCGAGGACGGAAGGTCCGTGCCGTTCTTCCTCGAGTACGACACCAGCGGTGAGAACCTGCAGGTCCTCATTGACAAAATCATCAAATACGAGCGGCTGTACATGCTGAGCACCTGGGCATGGCCGGTGCTGTTGCACCTACCCTCCGCACGACGCGAGGCGAACCTGCACCACCGGATCGCCGGCACCGACCCGAAGGCGGTCATCGCCACCACCACCGCCGAACTACGCACCGCCCTCGCCGCCAGCCCCGCCCACCAGATCTGGCAACTCCCCGGCTGTACCGGCCGTCACCGACTCATCGACTTGCCCTACACCGACACCCACCACGACGACCAATACCCCACCCACAACCAGCCCACCCCCGCCGAGCGGGCCGCCTAA
- a CDS encoding replication-relaxation family protein has product MSTTYHSQFTVPSTRPIPVELLLAESGRMRRPDWWAVEMLAEHRVLTTAQLTALGFATTTASATRRLAILARRGWIDRLWNTSVAVTADTSWCLGPIGAQLTPLDEDRDVTPAQAYRARDRLREHAGLPGLLQANDFFVDLATHALTEPGSDLRTWWSPRTCRYVTAARHAAWHGEYIHDRDRHAFWYQPDPSEIRPADLADHVHAYRRLAEQTGLATLLFHAADPQREQDLRRYLERRNTRHLTVVTSNPEHGHPADPLWQPIGETHRLALTDLPHTPDQWPPDTVTFKEVRPRAPHPIYDPERPYEESVANGEYHYPPRH; this is encoded by the coding sequence ATGTCGACCACCTACCATTCCCAGTTCACTGTCCCGTCCACCCGACCGATCCCGGTGGAGCTGCTCCTGGCTGAGAGCGGCCGCATGCGCCGGCCCGACTGGTGGGCCGTCGAGATGCTCGCCGAGCATCGCGTCCTGACCACCGCGCAGCTCACCGCACTCGGTTTCGCGACCACCACGGCGTCGGCCACCCGACGTCTTGCGATCCTCGCCCGACGCGGCTGGATCGACCGCCTCTGGAACACCAGCGTTGCGGTCACCGCCGACACCTCGTGGTGCCTCGGCCCGATCGGCGCCCAACTCACCCCACTCGACGAAGACCGCGACGTCACACCGGCGCAGGCGTACCGGGCCCGCGACCGGCTCCGCGAACACGCGGGCCTGCCCGGCCTGCTGCAGGCCAACGACTTCTTCGTCGACCTGGCCACCCACGCGCTCACCGAACCCGGGAGTGACCTACGCACCTGGTGGTCACCGCGCACCTGCCGATACGTCACCGCGGCGCGACATGCCGCCTGGCACGGCGAGTACATCCACGACCGCGACCGCCACGCGTTCTGGTACCAGCCCGACCCCAGCGAGATCCGTCCCGCCGACCTCGCCGACCACGTCCACGCCTACCGGCGGCTGGCCGAACAAACCGGCCTGGCGACTCTGCTGTTCCACGCCGCCGACCCGCAGCGAGAGCAGGACCTGCGCCGCTACCTCGAGCGCCGCAACACGCGGCACCTCACCGTCGTCACCAGCAACCCCGAGCACGGCCACCCGGCCGACCCGCTCTGGCAGCCGATCGGCGAGACACACCGCCTCGCCCTGACCGACCTTCCCCACACCCCCGATCAGTGGCCGCCCGACACCGTGACCTTCAAGGAGGTACGGCCCCGAGCCCCACACCCCATCTACGACCCCGAACGCCCCTACGAAGAATCCGTGGCCAACGGCGAGTACCACTACCCGCCACGCCACTGA
- a CDS encoding helix-turn-helix domain-containing protein gives MRSSRRTRTVPPQSGEEAAAGEREPTWTAERIRALGASTDLATAAAVLGMSRSAAYKLIRRDAFPVPHFRVGAHYRIPTAPLLAALHLHDLGTTPEQAGGAANAPP, from the coding sequence ATGAGATCGTCCAGACGCACTCGAACGGTGCCACCGCAGTCTGGGGAAGAGGCGGCCGCGGGTGAGCGGGAGCCGACGTGGACGGCCGAGCGGATCCGCGCCCTGGGTGCCAGCACCGACCTGGCAACCGCCGCGGCGGTGCTCGGCATGTCCCGCTCCGCCGCCTACAAGCTGATCCGCCGCGACGCGTTCCCCGTGCCGCACTTCCGCGTCGGTGCCCACTACCGGATACCGACGGCGCCGCTGCTCGCCGCCCTGCACCTGCACGACCTGGGGACCACGCCAGAGCAAGCCGGCGGTGCCGCGAACGCCCCACCGTAG
- a CDS encoding site-specific integrase: protein MPDGSIFKRCGCRHPDTGKPFGNDCPKLRRPNRAWSSEHGHWAYQLELPPTADGRRRQLRRAGLPNRRAAADELDQARELLALALRGDRRRRTDIADLLQAAVRAKRPLPEVNRLRQRLRGDGPLADTPTLAEYLTGWLTHLTVDANTQRGYESITRVHLIPHLGDIPLDKLRTTHIRAMFAAIERRNDEITAAKASTDPVIRTTVTGVRPTGPSTRQRIRACLRKAINDALADELIVGANPAALVKVPADRPLPIVWEDERIQRWKSTGEVPGPVMVWTDSQVVRFLDYAAAHAPDLHPMWHYMAYRGPRRGEACGLRDSEVRLHRRETTINNQIATHGYTAVQKPPKSRAGNRDVALDADTVKVLTAYRAHRAQWQLAAGPAWPDTGLFFVRPDGQPWHPSAVTQRFRRLVRKAGLPPTRLHDLRHSAATIALDAGIDIKVVSEQLGHSTTTLTRDTYQSVTRRMHQDAADAVAKKINQKRRKAG, encoded by the coding sequence ATGCCTGACGGAAGCATCTTCAAACGCTGCGGCTGCCGCCACCCCGACACCGGCAAGCCCTTCGGCAACGACTGTCCGAAGCTGCGCCGCCCCAACCGCGCCTGGAGTTCCGAGCACGGCCACTGGGCCTACCAACTCGAACTCCCACCTACCGCCGACGGCCGACGTCGCCAACTACGCCGCGCCGGCCTGCCCAACCGCCGCGCCGCTGCCGACGAACTCGACCAGGCCCGGGAACTGCTCGCACTCGCCCTGCGTGGGGACCGGCGGCGCCGCACCGACATCGCCGACCTACTTCAGGCCGCGGTGCGGGCCAAGCGCCCCCTACCCGAGGTCAACCGCCTACGGCAGCGGCTGCGCGGCGACGGCCCTCTTGCGGACACGCCGACCCTCGCTGAGTACCTCACCGGCTGGCTGACCCACCTCACGGTCGACGCGAACACGCAGCGCGGCTACGAATCGATCACCCGGGTCCACCTCATCCCACACCTGGGGGACATCCCGCTGGACAAGCTGCGCACCACCCACATCCGCGCCATGTTCGCCGCCATCGAGCGCCGCAACGACGAGATCACCGCCGCGAAGGCGAGCACCGACCCAGTGATCCGCACGACCGTCACTGGCGTGCGACCCACCGGCCCTAGCACACGCCAGCGCATCCGCGCCTGTCTACGCAAGGCGATCAACGACGCCCTCGCCGACGAACTCATCGTCGGCGCCAACCCCGCAGCCCTGGTCAAGGTGCCCGCCGACCGGCCCCTGCCAATCGTGTGGGAGGACGAACGCATACAGCGGTGGAAGAGCACCGGCGAGGTCCCCGGACCGGTGATGGTGTGGACCGACTCCCAGGTCGTGCGGTTCCTCGACTATGCCGCCGCGCACGCTCCGGACCTGCATCCGATGTGGCACTACATGGCCTACCGCGGACCCCGCCGCGGCGAGGCGTGCGGCCTGCGTGACAGCGAGGTTCGCCTGCACCGACGGGAGACCACCATCAACAACCAGATCGCCACCCACGGCTACACCGCTGTGCAGAAACCGCCGAAGAGCAGAGCCGGCAACCGCGACGTCGCCCTCGACGCCGACACCGTCAAGGTCCTCACCGCCTACAGGGCCCACCGCGCCCAGTGGCAACTCGCCGCCGGCCCGGCGTGGCCCGACACCGGACTGTTCTTCGTCCGCCCCGACGGGCAGCCGTGGCACCCAAGCGCCGTCACCCAACGGTTCCGGCGGCTTGTCCGCAAAGCCGGGCTACCCCCGACCCGGCTGCACGACCTACGCCACAGCGCCGCCACCATCGCCCTCGACGCCGGCATCGACATCAAAGTCGTCTCCGAGCAACTCGGTCACTCCACCACGACCCTGACTCGCGACACCTACCAGAGTGTCACTAGGCGGATGCACCAGGACGCCGCCGATGCTGTCGCGAAGAAGATCAACCAGAAACGCCGCAAGGCGGGATGA
- a CDS encoding class I SAM-dependent methyltransferase: MGGDDQRLSRRGSFDEDPDNYQAARPGYPRRVYEVLAECGLRPGARVLEIGPGTGQVTRPLVDAGASVLAVELGGRLAARLRTNLTGHDVTVVEGDFATVALPDDTFDLAVCATAFHWLDAGAAVRRLARLVRPGGGLAVW, from the coding sequence ATGGGCGGTGACGACCAGCGGCTGAGCCGGCGGGGCAGCTTCGACGAAGACCCGGACAACTACCAGGCGGCCCGGCCGGGATACCCGCGGCGGGTGTACGAGGTGCTTGCCGAGTGCGGGCTGCGACCGGGTGCGCGCGTCCTGGAGATCGGACCCGGCACCGGGCAGGTGACCCGTCCCCTCGTGGACGCCGGCGCGTCGGTGCTGGCGGTGGAACTCGGTGGCCGGCTGGCGGCCCGGCTGCGAACGAACCTGACCGGCCACGACGTGACCGTCGTCGAGGGCGACTTCGCCACCGTGGCGCTGCCCGACGACACCTTCGACCTGGCGGTCTGCGCCACCGCGTTCCACTGGCTGGACGCGGGCGCGGCGGTGCGACGGCTGGCCCGCCTGGTGCGGCCGGGCGGAGGGCTGGCGGTGTGGTGA
- a CDS encoding GNAT family N-acetyltransferase — translation MDVIPRIRAARWADKDPVAALIADALHSGPLAQWLVPDPTCRRRILTDVAVIWVEHAMFFGDIQITDDLSAAAMGFHRYRSIPPPSNYRSRLADAAGRHARQFELLDQLLTAVRPTDPHYHLAVLAVIPAARQRGIGKAMLTHHESRLDRIDIPSWTETIHSSQDVYRRHGYLPRPALTLPDGPVIAPMRRDPHPAPGSWPVNTARPATVTAPAPAQSDAQR, via the coding sequence ATGGACGTCATTCCGCGTATCCGTGCCGCCCGGTGGGCGGACAAGGATCCGGTCGCCGCGCTGATTGCCGACGCCCTGCATTCCGGTCCGCTCGCCCAGTGGCTGGTGCCCGATCCGACCTGCCGGCGGCGGATCCTCACTGACGTGGCGGTCATCTGGGTGGAACACGCCATGTTCTTCGGCGACATCCAGATCACCGATGACCTGAGCGCCGCAGCGATGGGGTTTCACCGCTACCGCAGCATCCCGCCACCGTCGAACTACCGCAGCCGACTGGCCGACGCCGCCGGCCGGCACGCGCGGCAGTTCGAACTCCTCGACCAACTACTCACCGCGGTCCGACCCACCGATCCTCACTACCACCTGGCAGTTCTCGCCGTCATTCCTGCCGCCCGGCAGCGCGGCATCGGCAAGGCGATGCTCACCCACCACGAGAGCCGCCTCGACCGCATCGACATACCCTCCTGGACCGAGACCATCCATAGCAGCCAGGACGTGTACCGCCGGCACGGCTACCTCCCGAGACCCGCGCTCACCCTGCCCGACGGGCCGGTCATCGCCCCGATGCGCCGCGACCCTCACCCGGCTCCCGGATCCTGGCCTGTGAACACCGCCAGGCCGGCGACCGTCACCGCGCCCGCGCCCGCTCAGTCCGACGCGCAACGCTAG
- a CDS encoding GPP34 family phosphoprotein yields MTSSIPPLPLRDELFLLGHDDDTGHPHIHRQALALGLAGAVLIDLFLAGRIALVTSDDTGPGEEQRVWLHLDRPVGDLIADTALASIRHAHPALSLRGWLRGFADDLYDRTRAGLHAGGILRHDVRRRLGGLARTDRYLPADLKWPVVARARLHYIAAGRDQPDNHTAALGGLVATLGLTNHLYLADDIAALTVQLRTIAAQHHRQVRDITAAVDAAVGDLATATYR; encoded by the coding sequence ATGACCTCGTCCATCCCTCCGTTGCCGCTGCGGGACGAGTTGTTCCTGCTCGGTCACGACGACGACACCGGCCACCCGCACATTCACCGCCAGGCCCTCGCCCTCGGCCTGGCCGGTGCGGTACTCATCGACCTTTTCCTCGCCGGGCGGATCGCTCTCGTTACCAGCGACGACACCGGGCCGGGCGAGGAGCAGCGTGTCTGGCTGCACCTGGACCGCCCGGTCGGGGACCTGATCGCCGACACCGCCCTGGCATCCATCCGCCACGCCCATCCGGCCCTGTCGCTGCGGGGGTGGCTGCGCGGGTTCGCCGACGACCTGTACGACCGCACCCGCGCCGGCCTGCACGCCGGCGGGATCCTGCGCCACGACGTGCGCCGGCGCCTCGGCGGGCTCGCCCGCACAGACCGGTACCTGCCCGCCGACCTGAAGTGGCCGGTCGTCGCCCGCGCCCGGCTGCACTACATCGCCGCCGGCCGTGACCAGCCCGACAACCACACCGCCGCCCTCGGCGGCCTCGTCGCGACCCTCGGCCTGACCAACCACCTGTACCTCGCCGACGACATAGCCGCCCTCACCGTGCAGCTACGCACCATCGCCGCGCAGCACCACCGGCAGGTACGCGACATCACCGCCGCGGTGGACGCCGCCGTCGGTGACCTCGCCACCGCCACCTACCGATAA
- a CDS encoding acetamidase/formamidase family protein has translation MTGMDTITYRPARDELAYTFGGRMPVAHVRSGDVLRVFTEDCFGGLVRGPADLPSRVCRMPYLNPVSGPFFVEDAEPGDTLAIRLAAIEPARDWGASSTFPHFGALTSTSHTATLQPPLEERVWVYDIDRQAGTVRFHATGSDHSVDLPLDPMIGTIGVAPGGFEARSTIVPDSHGGNLDTPELRAGTTLYLGVNVHGAMLALGDGHARQGEGEVCGIGVEIATTTTLIIEVIKGVPTVWPRLETDTSIMSVGCARPLEDAYRIAHRDLVGWVSDLTGLEQLDAYQLVSQAGRAPIGNVCDPNYTVLAAVGKLLLPQPQAAYGGMHAHLRQHADGPR, from the coding sequence GTGACCGGCATGGACACGATTACTTACCGTCCGGCTCGCGATGAGTTGGCCTACACCTTCGGTGGCCGGATGCCGGTGGCCCACGTCCGCTCCGGCGACGTGCTGCGAGTGTTCACGGAGGACTGCTTCGGCGGTCTCGTGCGCGGGCCGGCGGACCTGCCGTCGCGGGTGTGCCGGATGCCGTACCTGAACCCGGTGTCGGGGCCGTTCTTCGTCGAGGACGCTGAGCCCGGCGACACCCTCGCGATCCGCCTCGCTGCCATCGAGCCCGCCCGGGACTGGGGAGCCTCGTCGACGTTCCCGCACTTCGGAGCGCTCACCTCGACCTCGCACACCGCTACGCTGCAGCCACCGCTGGAGGAGCGGGTGTGGGTGTACGACATCGACCGGCAGGCCGGGACGGTCCGCTTCCACGCCACGGGCAGCGACCACAGCGTCGACCTGCCCCTGGACCCGATGATCGGCACGATCGGGGTCGCACCCGGCGGGTTCGAGGCGCGCTCGACCATCGTGCCCGACAGCCATGGCGGGAACCTCGACACGCCGGAGTTGCGCGCCGGTACCACCTTGTATCTGGGGGTGAATGTGCACGGGGCGATGCTCGCCCTCGGCGACGGGCATGCCCGCCAGGGCGAGGGTGAGGTCTGCGGCATCGGGGTGGAGATCGCCACGACCACCACCCTGATCATCGAGGTCATCAAGGGCGTTCCGACGGTGTGGCCCCGCCTGGAGACCGACACGTCGATCATGTCAGTTGGCTGCGCCCGTCCCCTGGAGGACGCGTACCGGATCGCGCACCGCGACCTGGTCGGCTGGGTGAGTGACCTCACCGGCCTGGAGCAGCTCGACGCCTACCAGCTGGTGTCGCAGGCCGGGCGGGCGCCGATCGGCAACGTCTGCGACCCGAACTACACGGTCCTCGCCGCCGTCGGCAAGCTGCTGCTTCCGCAGCCGCAGGCCGCCTACGGCGGGATGCACGCCCACCTGCGGCAGCACGCCGACGGGCCGCGGTAG
- a CDS encoding APC family permease translates to MSFQNDLSRYGYRQELSRQLRFRDLVAYGLVYMVPIAPMAIFGSVYAGSGGMVALAYAVGVVALVFTAFSYAQMVKAFPMSGSVYNYAGRGISAPVGFLAGWVILLDYVLVPGLLYLVASVAMHATVPAVPVWLWLLGFVAVNTVVNSVGMRMTAMVTRVMLVGELVVLAVFLAVAGWALASGRGRFSWDAFYNSDTFTWSLVAGAVSIAVLSFLGFDGISMLAEETKGGSRQIGRAMAAVLILAGVLFIAQTWLAAMLVPEPASLLSGGDPNGTAFYDAAQVAGGGWLATLCAVATAIAWGLPNSMVAQVATSRLLYAMARDRQLPAFLAKVSIRRNVPINATLLTGAVSLALGLYMATRVDGITLLSSLINFGAMVAFLVLHVSVVVHHLIRQRSGNWWAHLVMPAIGFAILAYVVVNANIAAQRLGLAWLALGMVVLAGLYLAGRRPALSGLAPAQPQARHVERV, encoded by the coding sequence ATGAGTTTTCAGAATGACCTCTCCCGATATGGATATCGACAGGAACTGAGCCGGCAACTCCGGTTTCGGGACTTGGTCGCGTACGGGCTGGTGTACATGGTGCCGATCGCGCCGATGGCGATCTTCGGCAGCGTCTACGCCGGCTCCGGCGGGATGGTGGCCCTGGCGTACGCGGTCGGTGTGGTGGCGTTGGTGTTCACCGCGTTCTCCTACGCGCAGATGGTGAAGGCGTTCCCGATGTCGGGCAGCGTCTACAACTACGCCGGCCGGGGTATCAGCGCACCGGTCGGGTTCCTGGCCGGCTGGGTGATCCTGCTCGACTACGTTCTCGTGCCGGGTCTGCTGTACCTGGTGGCGTCGGTGGCGATGCACGCCACCGTCCCGGCGGTGCCGGTCTGGTTGTGGCTGCTCGGGTTCGTCGCGGTCAACACGGTCGTCAACTCTGTCGGGATGCGGATGACCGCGATGGTGACCCGGGTGATGCTGGTCGGTGAGTTGGTCGTCCTGGCGGTCTTCCTCGCTGTCGCCGGTTGGGCTCTTGCCTCGGGTAGGGGCAGGTTCAGTTGGGACGCGTTCTACAACTCCGACACGTTCACCTGGTCGCTTGTCGCCGGTGCGGTGTCGATCGCGGTGCTGTCCTTCCTCGGCTTCGACGGCATCTCAATGCTGGCCGAGGAGACCAAGGGCGGTTCCCGGCAGATCGGCCGGGCCATGGCCGCCGTCCTCATCCTGGCCGGGGTGCTGTTCATCGCCCAGACCTGGCTGGCCGCGATGCTCGTCCCCGAGCCGGCCTCGCTGCTCAGCGGCGGGGATCCGAACGGCACCGCCTTCTACGACGCCGCGCAGGTGGCTGGCGGAGGGTGGCTGGCGACCCTGTGCGCGGTGGCGACGGCCATCGCGTGGGGCCTGCCGAACTCGATGGTCGCCCAGGTCGCCACCTCACGCCTGCTGTACGCGATGGCCCGCGATCGGCAACTGCCCGCGTTCCTGGCGAAGGTATCGATCCGCCGCAACGTGCCGATCAACGCCACCCTGCTCACCGGCGCCGTGTCCCTCGCCCTCGGCCTCTACATGGCCACCCGCGTCGACGGGATCACCCTTCTGTCGTCGCTGATCAACTTCGGGGCGATGGTCGCCTTCCTCGTGCTGCACGTCTCCGTGGTCGTGCACCACCTCATCCGCCAGCGCAGCGGCAACTGGTGGGCGCACCTGGTCATGCCCGCGATCGGGTTCGCGATCCTCGCCTACGTGGTGGTCAACGCCAACATCGCCGCGCAGCGCCTCGGCCTGGCCTGGCTCGCCCTCGGCATGGTCGTTCTCGCCGGCCTGTACCTGGCCGGCCGCCGGCCCGCGCTGTCGGGTTTGGCGCCCGCGCAGCCGCAGGCCCGTCACGTGGAACGGGTGTGA
- a CDS encoding helix-turn-helix transcriptional regulator — protein sequence MAQTPRRLTPHRSALHGFGAALRQWRERRGLSQRALGGLVHVSGDLIGKVEKAERWPSARFVESCEGALQTGGELVRFLSDLESGRRLTSVGYRLVDGAEGQLRASIDHPDRPYLLRSWYEQLAGLSIAGNRTGYAGMASTAHAQISIAAAVGRRSRSADRRDVLIAQALWAEFLSWIDEQGDAAEADAWLRRAQQQAVEANAPALASYVLMRQSQRALERFDPRNAIALAQRALEEVRLPGRIRALLLIRQAQAYAMGGDQNACAASIDKAHRVAGSADWGSELPIDVGVHCDAVYVAAHEAQCRLLLGQPAAAADLYEQLLRHWPAQWRVDEALWRSALSTAYLNSGDVERAATEAANALALATGTSSARALRWLNPTAVALRQQTAIPEAAAFVLAYRRATLEACNH from the coding sequence GTGGCGCAAACTCCACGACGGCTGACCCCGCACCGATCGGCGCTGCATGGATTCGGTGCCGCGCTTCGGCAGTGGCGCGAGCGCCGCGGGCTGTCCCAGCGCGCTCTGGGCGGGCTGGTGCACGTCAGCGGGGACCTCATCGGCAAGGTGGAGAAGGCCGAACGTTGGCCGTCCGCCCGCTTCGTCGAGTCGTGTGAGGGCGCACTGCAGACGGGTGGTGAGCTGGTCCGCTTTCTGTCAGACCTCGAGAGTGGGCGTCGCCTCACCAGCGTCGGCTACCGCTTGGTCGACGGTGCGGAGGGCCAACTCCGGGCCTCCATCGATCATCCCGACAGGCCCTACCTGCTCCGCTCGTGGTACGAGCAGCTCGCCGGTCTGTCCATTGCCGGAAACCGCACCGGATACGCCGGGATGGCGTCCACCGCCCATGCGCAGATCAGCATCGCAGCCGCCGTCGGGCGGCGAAGCCGTTCAGCCGATCGTCGAGACGTACTCATCGCGCAGGCACTGTGGGCGGAGTTTCTCAGCTGGATCGACGAGCAGGGCGACGCCGCCGAGGCTGACGCCTGGCTGCGACGCGCCCAACAGCAGGCCGTCGAAGCCAACGCGCCGGCGCTCGCCAGCTACGTCCTGATGAGGCAGAGCCAACGCGCCCTCGAACGCTTCGATCCGCGTAATGCCATTGCCTTGGCGCAGCGGGCGCTGGAGGAGGTCCGGCTACCAGGCCGTATCCGCGCTCTACTGCTGATCCGCCAGGCCCAGGCCTACGCGATGGGAGGTGACCAGAACGCCTGTGCAGCCAGCATCGACAAGGCGCACAGGGTCGCCGGCAGCGCCGACTGGGGCTCGGAACTGCCGATCGATGTCGGCGTCCACTGCGACGCGGTGTACGTGGCTGCCCACGAAGCGCAATGCCGTCTGCTCCTCGGCCAACCGGCGGCTGCTGCCGATCTCTACGAGCAACTCCTGCGCCACTGGCCAGCTCAGTGGCGCGTCGACGAGGCCCTTTGGCGATCGGCCCTGTCCACCGCCTATCTCAACAGTGGCGACGTCGAGCGCGCGGCGACCGAGGCCGCCAACGCCCTGGCCTTGGCCACTGGCACCTCCTCCGCGCGAGCTCTGCGCTGGTTGAACCCGACGGCGGTGGCCCTGCGCCAGCAGACAGCCATTCCCGAGGCGGCGGCCTTCGTGCTCGCCTATCGGCGGGCGACGCTCGAAGCGTGCAACCATTAG